The following proteins are co-located in the Streptomyces sp. NBC_01198 genome:
- a CDS encoding PPOX class F420-dependent oxidoreductase, which yields MSKPPLPEEVVALLAKANPAVMATLRPDGQPISTATWYLWDDGRILLTLDEDRARLNHLRNDPRVTLTVLDEADWYTHVSIIGRAGEIREDEGLVEADRVSQQYLGRPYAIRDRRRVSVWIEIDRWHAWGALKDSSQAG from the coding sequence ATGTCGAAACCACCGCTGCCCGAGGAGGTCGTCGCCCTGCTGGCGAAGGCCAATCCGGCCGTCATGGCCACCCTGCGGCCGGACGGCCAGCCGATTTCCACGGCGACCTGGTACCTCTGGGACGACGGCCGCATCCTCCTCACCCTGGACGAGGACCGGGCCCGGCTGAACCACCTGCGCAACGATCCCCGGGTGACGCTCACGGTGCTCGACGAGGCCGACTGGTACACCCACGTCAGCATCATCGGCCGCGCCGGCGAAATCCGGGAGGACGAGGGTCTGGTCGAGGCCGACCGGGTGTCCCAGCAGTACCTTGGACGGCCATACGCGATCCGAGACCGCCGCCGCGTCAGCGTGTGGATCGAGATCGATCGCTGGCACGCCTGGGGCGCCCTGAAGGACAGCAGCCAGGCCGGCTGA
- a CDS encoding aldo/keto reductase, producing the protein MAVVRTVELPSGVRVPALGQGTWGMGEDPARRQSEVAALRRGFDLGMTLVDTAEMYADGAAEEVVGEAIRGRRDETFVVSKVSPRHADRRGAPAACRASLRRLGTDRIDLYLLHWRGDVPLDETVEALEGLVADGSIGSWGVSNLDVDDLADLPAGARPQTDQVLYNLTRRGPEYDLLPFCRERSLPVMAYSPVEQGRLLGHPALAAVAEVHGSTPAQVALAWVLRRDDVIAIPKASTVAHVEENRAALDLLLREDELRALDAAFPPPDRKQPLDVL; encoded by the coding sequence ATGGCAGTGGTGCGAACAGTGGAGCTTCCCTCCGGTGTGCGGGTGCCCGCGCTCGGCCAGGGCACCTGGGGGATGGGCGAGGATCCCGCGCGGCGTCAGTCCGAGGTCGCCGCCCTGCGACGGGGCTTCGACCTGGGGATGACGCTGGTCGACACCGCGGAGATGTACGCGGACGGCGCCGCCGAGGAAGTGGTCGGCGAGGCGATCCGCGGTCGGCGGGACGAGACGTTCGTGGTGAGCAAAGTGTCGCCGAGGCACGCCGACCGGCGCGGAGCGCCCGCGGCGTGCCGGGCGAGTCTGCGGCGTCTGGGCACGGACCGGATCGATCTGTACCTGCTGCACTGGCGGGGTGACGTACCGCTCGACGAGACGGTCGAAGCCTTGGAAGGGCTGGTGGCGGACGGCAGTATCGGCTCGTGGGGCGTGAGCAACCTGGACGTCGACGATCTGGCGGACCTGCCGGCGGGTGCCCGCCCGCAGACGGACCAGGTGCTCTACAACCTCACCCGGCGGGGACCGGAGTACGACCTGCTCCCGTTCTGCCGGGAGCGCTCGCTACCGGTCATGGCGTATTCACCGGTGGAACAGGGCCGGCTGCTCGGCCATCCGGCACTGGCCGCGGTGGCCGAAGTGCACGGAAGCACCCCCGCGCAGGTGGCGCTCGCCTGGGTGCTCCGCCGGGACGACGTCATCGCCATTCCCAAGGCGTCCACCGTCGCCCACGTCGAGGAGAATCGCGCCGCCCTCGACCTGCTCCTCAGGGAGGACGAGCTGCGCGCCCTGGACGCCGCCTTCCCGCCGCCGGACCGCAAGCAGCCGCTCGACGTGCTGTGA
- a CDS encoding cupin domain-containing protein, with translation MTAFNRTDPAIPDDDPTRTLTVASPDDPAVTYISLAGDNYAMLITGKQTNGQYCLIDMRVPDGGGPPPHRHDFEEMFTVLEGEIEFTFRDEKHSVRAGSTVNIPANAPHNFRNVAGAPARMLCMCTPAAQDEYFMLVGDEVASKDAPPPRLTDDEMAERRQRAAELAPAYRTEML, from the coding sequence ATGACCGCCTTCAACCGCACCGACCCCGCCATCCCGGACGACGACCCGACCCGAACACTGACGGTGGCCAGCCCCGACGACCCCGCAGTCACTTACATCTCCCTCGCCGGGGACAACTACGCCATGCTGATCACCGGCAAGCAGACCAACGGGCAGTACTGCCTCATCGACATGCGCGTGCCCGACGGCGGTGGCCCCCCGCCGCACCGGCACGACTTCGAGGAGATGTTCACCGTCCTCGAAGGCGAGATCGAGTTCACTTTCCGCGACGAGAAGCACAGCGTGCGGGCCGGATCCACCGTGAACATCCCGGCCAATGCCCCCCACAACTTCCGCAATGTCGCCGGCGCACCCGCGCGCATGCTGTGCATGTGCACGCCCGCGGCCCAGGATGAATACTTCATGCTCGTCGGCGACGAGGTCGCGAGCAAGGACGCGCCGCCGCCGCGGCTCACCGACGACGAGATGGCGGAGCGCCGGCAGCGCGCTGCCGAGTTGGCTCCCGCATACCGCACCGAGATGCTCTGA